GCCTGTTGCAAGCTCTCCGAAACGATTTCCACCTACAGAGTAGAGCTGACCGTCGCTACCTGAAATAAGAAAGCCTGCCCCTGTTGAGCCAAGATCAGAAGGTACGACTCCTTCAGGAAGATCCATAGCTTGTGGAACCGAGTACGAGGTATAGCCGTCAACCGATCCCCAGAGATAAACCTTGCCGTCGCTGCCGATCGCGGCACTGCCAAGGGCTGAGTTCGCAATTTTCATAACGCTTATTCCCTCCGGCAGGGAAACCTCGGCGACCTCGCTGCGACTGGCGGTTGTCCCGTCACCAAGCTGACCCTGGCCGTTTCCGCCCCAGGCATAAAGCTTGCCGTCAGATCCAATAGCCATCACATGGTCCTGGCCGGCGGAGATGTCAGAGATCGATACCCCTTCCGGCAAGAAGACCTCGCCCGGAGTTGTGCGCGAAGAAGTATCGCTTCCCAGCTGCCCGTAATCATTGCTGCCCCAGGAGTAAACCTTGCCGTCGCTGCCGACAACCGTGGTGTGATCATCTCCTGCCGCAATCTTAAGAGCGCTAACCCCCTCGGGCAAAAGAGCCTTGGTGGGAAAGAAGCGACTGCTGTTTGTCCCGTCCCCAATCTGGCCGCTGTCGTTATTGCCCCATGAATAAACCTGGCCGTCACTGCCGATGGCTGCCGCATAACCAAATCCCGCCGACATATCCGTGATCGAAACACCTTCAGGCATCTCTACCCTGGCGGGGGTGGCGGCATCGCCCTCGCGTCCAAGCTGCATGTAGCTACTGTCTCCAAAACTATAGACATTGCCGTCAGTCCCCAGAATGTAGGATGCCGCACCCAGCCCATCGTTGAAGATCTTCAGGGGCTTTTGATTCTCGGGAAGTTCAACAAGAACAGGAGAGCTCTCCTGAGTAAACCCTGTCTCTCCGTTGCCGAAAGCCCCGTTCATATTGACCCCCGCCGCATAAAGCTCGCCGT
The genomic region above belongs to Geoalkalibacter subterraneus and contains:
- a CDS encoding RCC1 domain-containing protein codes for the protein MSDFQTEENFNAKGEVVMVKKMFGWAAAVLLLAAPACVLAAGSAGGGDWHSLFIGDDGELYAAGVNMNGAFGNGETGFTQESSPVLVELPENQKPLKIFNDGLGAASYILGTDGNVYSFGDSSYMQLGREGDAATPARVEMPEGVSITDMSAGFGYAAAIGSDGQVYSWGNNDSGQIGDGTNSSRFFPTKALLPEGVSALKIAAGDDHTTVVGSDGKVYSWGSNDYGQLGSDTSSRTTPGEVFLPEGVSISDISAGQDHVMAIGSDGKLYAWGGNGQGQLGDGTTASRSEVAEVSLPEGISVMKIANSALGSAAIGSDGKVYLWGSVDGYTSYSVPQAMDLPEGVVPSDLGSTGAGFLISGSDGQLYSVGGNRFGELATGDLSSKSVPFQTGFFLMPQPDSDSANNSSPDAGSGDDQSPTEDVTGSHGFEFSPPEKMDPAFVVEPDTGRVFIMIEAY